DNA from Brassica napus cultivar Da-Ae chromosome C4, Da-Ae, whole genome shotgun sequence:
tggccggtcatgttcctcaaccacacaagctctcggcttgcttcatacatggctatgatctcggcatgattagATGATGTTGCCACTAAGGTTTGTTTCGTGGACCGCCAACTTACCGCAGCCCCACCGTGTATAAACACGTAACctgtctgagatctagcattgtgtgggtcagataagtacccatCATCTGCATACCCGGCCAAGTTATCTCCTGGTTGGCTCGTATAGAACAAACCGAGGTCggttgttccttgcagatatctgaacagataTTTTTTTCCGTTCCAGTGCCTAAGTGTCGGACATGAACTGAATCTAGACAGTAAACTCACGGCAAAACTTATGTCCAGTCTAGTATGGCTAGCCAAATACATTAAGGCTCCAATGGCACTTAGATAAGGTATTTCCGGCCCGAGCATATCCTCGTCCGGCTTCCTTGGTCCGAATGGGtccttctcaaggtctaaggacctcacgaccataggactCGACAAGGAATGAGCCTTGTCATATTGAACTGCTTGAGTATATTTTCTGTATAtgtcttttgatgcacaaggattccattatccacatactcaaattgcagtcccaaacagaacttagtttttcctaagtctttcatttcgaattctttctttagacattcgaccgtttgggaaatctctccaggggTTCCAATcacattcaggtcgtccacatagacagacataATCACGAAGCCCTTGCTGTCAAatctctttataaagatacatggatttttggatcgttcttataacCTTCTTTCATTAGGTACTCTGATAAtcgattgtaccacattcgacctgattgtttcaaaccgtacaaggctttgttcagcttaatacaatgctgttctcgagaacctttcttatctttgagctcaataccctctggaactctcatatgaatttcattatccagtggaccgtaCAGATacgcagttactacatccattaggcgcagATCAAGCTTTTctttcacggccagactgatcaaATATCGTAATGTAGTTGcgtccaccacaggggaataagtttcctcataatctattcctggtctctgtgagaatccttgtgctacaagccgtgctttgtatctcactacttctcttttctcatttctctttctcataaagacccatttgtatctcactggtttgacatctctaggtgtcacggttatagggccaaaaatgcctcttttctttaatgattctaactccacgtttatagcttctttccatttgatccaatctgatctttgcatgcattcatatatggacgtgggttctagatcctcatcttcttccatgatctcaagtgctactttataagcaaaaatatcatcgacgtcgatatcatttctgttccatttcgttccagacattatatggtttatagagatctcttgattgtccGGCCCTTGTGTCCCATGAAGTTCGGCGTCCCGAACCCCATCATTTGGAATGGTCGGATCATTTGGTATGGCCGGCTCACTTGGCTCGACCGTCTGGGTCGGCTCGGCCGGTCCATCAATGTTCTGGacggtttccttgatgctctcggatccggcacctctcttggacttccgaggctgtttatctttggaaccaataggtctaccacaTTTGAGACGTTGTTTAGACTCTTTAGCCACTTGACTTTGTCCGTTCTGGACATCTATTCgtattggtgcattacaagccgggataTACGATTTTgtcactctatttgggtcagcaaatgaatctggcagttgattagctagcttttgaagatgtataatcttttggacttccatatcacattctttagtccgaggatcttgccaagatattgatggtcgAGACCATTTGATTTCTTTGCTCAACCGGCCGTTATCTCCCCCCTAAggtcggatatgtggactcatcaaactgtgagtctgcgtatctggccttaaacaaattaccggttgttggctcaagatactttataatgctcggggagtcatatcctacgtatattcccatcctcctttgtggtcccattttcgttctctgtggtggagcaattggaacgtaaacggcacatccaaatgttttgatgtgggacacgtctggctcatgacccgtgagTAACTGGGATggcgaatatctatgctcactagatggcctgatgcgaatcagttctgcTGCATGTAATACGGCATGTCCCCACGCCGATACTGGGAGCTGAGACCGCATGAGCAATGGTctggctatcagctggatacgtttaatgaacgattcggccaagccgttctgcgtatgtacatgtgccacggagtgttctacacttacccccatggacatacaatagtcattaaaCGTCTGGGACGTAAACTcgccagcattgtctagacgtatagtctttaaaggaaagtctggaaagtgtgctctcagtcttattatctgagcaagcagGCGTGCAAATGCCAAGTTCCGTGTGGACAGTAGacagacatgcgaccatctggtcgatgcatcaatcaggACCATGAAATACCGAAATGTCCCactaggtgggtgtattggtccacatatgtctccctgaatcctttccagaaaatttATAATCTCTTTATTAACTTTGGGTGGTGATGGCCTGGTTATGattttcccttgtgcacatgctgcacatgtgagattgtaTGGGACAACTCCTTTGAACGTGTGCCCTTGTGAGTTCATCATcaactttcgcatcatgttAGTATCGGGATGGCCAAGCCAGTTATGCCATAAGGTGAAATTGTCGCAGGCATTAGCCTTGATCATACTGACCTTTGCATAGTATAGGCCAGTAGACATTGAAGGTAAGGTTTCTAGGATCCTTTTTTAGCCTTTGTTGATCGAaattatgttaaggaattctttatttccttcttcccatgtttcaagatggaaaccattcaatcttatgtctttgaaactcaataggctccttttagagcttggggaatacaaggcatTTTTGATCTCTAGATGAGTGCCCTTAGGCATCAATACATATgcctggccgtgaccttcaatcaggccgGCTATACCTGCAATGGTGTGTATGTTTAcactttgcattgtgagatttaagaaatatcttttgtctctaagtattgtgtgacttgtgccactatccaccacgagTATGCTCATCTCGTCATTCATTTCTATAAGTAAGATTTCATTTCTCAGAGACTTCAAAactttcatttatttaagtTGCAGAACACCGaaattaaaaacaccaaatcaatcataaaacaatcataaagcaataaaacaagtcgtatcgaaaattttagtctttgagacaatcagaagtctcaaaatcCATCAGGTCGTCATTTGCAACATCGGATTCTTTATCAGCCTCATAACCAGAATCATGGACCATAtgagcctccgggttcttgtccTTAAGACTCTCTTGGTAGAGCTCACATAAGTGCTTAGGAGTTCTACAGTTCTTGGCCCAATTGTTGCTCATCCCACATCTGTGACAGACGGATTTGGTTgagtaagacggtttggatatACCGCCTCGACCTCGTCCATAACCGCCTCGACCACGGCCgggattggaaccacgaccacggttattgtggtttcctttccggccggCCAAGTACTTATCTTGACCGTTCGAGTAATTGTCACGTTTCTGTATCCACCACGGCCTTTTCCATGTGATCTCTTATCATTTTGGATGTAATTGCACTCGTTgggatttttcttttcaacttcATTGGCCTCTGGTAACGTGGCAGATCCGACAGGTCTAgcttcactgttcttcatcaggagctcattgtttgcctcggtcAGTAGCAGGCACGGGATCAGATCAGTGTATATGGCGAAGCCTTTCATTCGGTACTGCTGCTGCAGGATTATGTTTGAGGAATGAAACGTAGAGAATGTTTTCTCGAGCAACTCTTCttcggttactacttcaccacaaagtctcagcatcgagaCTGTCTTGAACAAGACCGAATTGCACTCATCCACTGACTTATAATCcatgaatcttagattcttccagTCATTTCTGGCCTTTGGGAGTAACAttgttttctggtgatcatatctatgctgtaaagcatcccaaagctctagtggattttccatcgtaatgtactgatcttttagaccttcaatgaggtgatggcgtataatacttatagccatgtaccgattcttatcggtctcattgttgcccttgatgattgtatcaccaagtccttttgaccttaagctgatctttgtatctagcgcccactgcaagtagttatctccggagagattaagggctgcgtAGTCTCTatttgagattttcgacatctgaatcacattatcatttttaatttaggttcacaatgtgatcatgtggccgcatggtataacaagctcggccacaaacttgtcttacgcatctatgagaaaacaatcaatctaatcgaccatggtACGAACAAACAAGCCGCACGACTAGGTAAACAAGTAATAGGATCGTACATGTAAAACTAAATTGACCATGGTGCGAACAATCCTAATATTTGGTTCTACAAGTGCTAGAGGGattaaggccacacggccatatgaATTTCAATGCAATCAGATTCGAATTCATTATGTTTCTACATGTTGGTCGATTTCATTAAACAATTTGAATGCAAttcaattcaaatttatatgtatgcaAACAATCCTAGGGTTTCCGATTTGAACACCAGTAGGATTCAATTTCAagattaaggtttcaaggcctttaggattcAAGTTCTAGATCATATTACTTCAATCAATCTAACAATCCTAAAACCTTAGATCAACAAACATTCAATCAATTAAAATCGGATTCAgtcctttagggtttagggtttcgattccaaTAATTAGGGtttctcaaaatcaaatcaGGAACAATCAATTGAGTTCTAGGGAATCGATTTCTATATTACTAGTCATAAGATTGTAGATTTTAGATtgtaggttttagggttttgatcaaGAACAAGGtttccataataatggattagggttttgattaaTCTAGGTTCTCATATCAAGTTATACCTTTGCTTTGTAGAGGTTTAGAACCGGACCACCtttagatagagagagagaatcgatCGGACGCTTGTGGACTCCAATCGGGTCGCGGATGGGACGATCGCGGGCTGGACGTGTCTCGGCTGCGAGCTGCGCGGAGATCGGGTCGTCTCGGGTTTGATCGCGGACTGCACGGGTTCTTCTGAGCTGAGAACGTGATCTGAGAACGTCTAGGTATCAAGAGGGATCAACTGAGTTCTTGATTGAACTAAGAacgagattagggttttgggttgTGGTCGCCGGTTTTGGCTTTTAGGGTTAGAGGTTTCGATTTGTCTCAGGGATCTAGAgacgatcgtgctgataacgtgttgtaaaagaatggaGAATTTTgtctgtgtattattaatgaataatagaggttccttatataaggattacaaagtataggaaaaaggaaattatccaaaacctaatacaacatgaaataggaaaagatctaaaacagatAAATGGAAAACATCCTAGATCTAAGGTCGGTCAAGAGATAGGCCGACTCTCTCGCCTCCGgacgccgactctctctcctcttggtcACGGCCACGGTTGGGCCTAGACATGGTcattggttatgagccatccacgtaatgatttataacaaaaacttcATTAATAGTGTTCACTACTCGATTCATCAAATTGTTTTCCGACAAAATTGGAATCACCGGGGAAGTATACATTGGACAACATGCTCGTCAAGTCATTGATCGCTGCGGACCACATTACTCATTTGAAAGAATGTTTACACACCATGAACGAATATGGAAATAAGCTtaatttgagtaatagaatgaaCCTTTGATAtccaaaaacgaaaaaaaaaaactgtttataaagtaaaaacttGAATCAACAATGTCATATTTCAGCcgtaaaaaacaataaattgcaAATATctctttgaagttttttttttctccatttaTATATAAGAGAGGAAAATTCACAAGCCTAAGAATCTGATATTCTTAACATTCCATCTTCTGCATCTTGTGACCACCATATACAAAGACATAAGCACAAAACTTTATGTGACCTAAATAATTGAAATTGCAGCTAAACGGAAATGATGTATTGCTATTATGTACACAGGTTGATTGGAAGACCATGAGAAGTATTTGCGCGCAGATCGTTTTAGATTTCCAGACATTTCTCGAATGTAAATGTTGAAATTCACAAGAAGTTAACTACcaagaaattcacaagaagttAATTACCAAGCAAATCAGAATCATCAATCACTGTATTAATTTACAACCATGTCCATAATTAACAAGATAAACATTATTCCCAAAACTGATGGGCTCTTCACGAGATGTTCTATAAATGGGTCCCTTGATAGAAAATAACTAACAGCCTTATTAACTACTAAAACATCACAAAATATCTGTGCTTGGAAAAGTGTCAACTGTTACATGGAAGGATTGGTAAAGAGTAAAATCAGTCTAGGAAGGTTCTCAAGAGCTACGGTGAAGAGACCACCAAGtataaacatcaaaacaaatgcAAACATTATCCTCCCAATGTATTTCAGACTTTGATCTCCTTCAAATTCTGCTTTCATAGCTTTTGCAGGCTTGGAATCTTTGGAACCCTGCAAAGCAAACGGACCCGTACAATGCTGAAGCATAATATATACAATAAGGTTgcaatttgaaaaaaacaagaacatacCAAACAAGATCTAAAGGGTAGAAAACGAACTTAGAGAAGTTATGTGAGGGGAATAAATTATTAGTGAAAGAAAAGCTTATTCTGATTTTACTGTCTCACAAGTCGCTTTTAGTTTTGAATGTTCTTACAAGTCGAACTTTCTCACAAGTTGTATTTGTTACACTTTGACTTTCATTTACTATGGTTGAGAGAGTTGAAGATTCTCTAAAACTAACCCTTGGCCCTTTGGTTAATACCTCTCCTCTGATTCTTTGTACTCAGTTTGGTAAGAGAAGGTGAAAAAGATGATTCTCTATTCTAACAGAACAAAGACATGCAATGTCCACTAGGTAAGATACATACCGTTGATAACACAGAAGGAAACTGTCTCTGTAAAGGGCCCTCTTTCTCAGTTCCTGCATCAAAAGATAGAGAACTATTAGCAACAGTTCAGCCTGAGAAGCAATTTGTAGACAAAGAGCAGACACATGTTTCTGGAATCTGAAATTACCAGGCAAATCAGAATCGGCAATCACTGTCTTAAGCATCCAACCATGTCCGTAACTCACAAGAGAAGCACCATCCCCGAAACTGATAGGCTCTTCACCTTCCTTTGACGCTTCGATGTAAAGTGCTTTGGATTTGGATTTGGAGGAACCAAGTTTCCGATTGATGACGGAGACAGCGAACTCGGCCTTGGTCCCAGCTGTGAATCGGTACTCTTTGCCGGATATTTCACAAAACACCTCcacaaactaatatatatttacacaaTCAGCAATTGACTTTTGGAATTGACACAGAATCTAAGGGAAAGGTCACTTACGGGCTGGGGCGAGGTATCTTCCGCCATTGACATATCCAGAAGAGGCCAAATCTGATCGGGGAATAGAGAGGAATCGTAGAATACGAGATCTCGGGCTGGTAGAGAAATTCTATGTGTTGGTAGATTCAACTTAGATAACCGAATTTATTTAACACCAGATAACCGAATTTCTATTTCaccttttttctcttttacttgTCAACATTTGTGGATTCGCCCACTACCACTCGAGTCGTTCGACAACAATCATTCAAAACACTTCTTTTAATATTACTAGAGATTTTTAGCgcggtttatatattttaaatacagtaaatttattattttactattatttgcatttttttgaattttcatttatgttagttctttatttattaaataattttattatttttactttatattttagtatagttATAGTATGAGCTGTTAATTATTGTACTCTATTGCATGTGTCTTtcgatataataaaatacatttactgTTTATGAAACTGAAAAATGAATAGCATGACTACCCCACTAAAGGTTGGAAATTTAtttgatgtttgttttcttCGCCTCAGTCTGTTAACCTTGTGTGATTTATactcttttgtatttttttttgttaatctcTATTTGAAACTCTAAGTAATGTTTGTggagtattatttatttttaaaataaattaaatatgattaattaatgTGATTTCtcaatctttatatattttaagatttatgttCAGTACCAACATAATTTTTCTTTCCACTTTTTAATGTTGGACATTTATGAAAGTACCGTTTTCATCTTACATAATTAATCTTACAAATGTAGCCTacgataaaatttatttattgaatttcacttttatcgtatatttttatattgtatatttacttagaTATAAATTTATTTCCGTATTGTAATTTAGGTTTAAGTTTACGTCTACCTTTATTTTAATCTCTCTAGTTCGAAAGTTTATTTcttatatgatttatatttaccatttatatgttttcaatcatttttctatatgtttaattatatttagtttaagtTATCTTCATTTTTTATACTTAATGCATTTCTCTAGTCTTTACTAATATGTTTACTTATATATTTGATGTTAGTTATTGTTGTTTCCAGTTTAGCCCTTTGGTTTTATAACTTGGCAATCTTTCGTAATGGTGATGTAATTTTTAAGAGATTTTTTTCCAGTTTATATtgatattgattttatatttataggacatattttttttttgttagttaacatatttacataaaaagtacatttcagttttatttatatctgagttttatttttaaagacttaattaatatatatatatatatatatatatatatatatatatatatatatatacatgtatatatatttttaatgaagtAACTTAGAtatcaaattaattttcttCTGGATAATTTTTGCTAATGATTTAATACAGAATTAACTTTACTGtgacaaatatattttgaaacttatgcaatttttagagtttttatttcgatagtttttatatttagtttccAAACATTATtctaattatctttttttttagctACGTAgttaataactattttcttgaaaattaaAGAGCATCAAAACTTTTCGTGTACCAAATCAACAAtcaatcttttgttttttgtcaactaaaaaaagtgaaaaacgAATGTCATCTTGCtatcataattatataaatattgattttattaaaaagattttCTGTTAGATAATTGTTTATGCTTTATTTTCATACATCAGTctaaatatctatatttttttcttctaatggCTGTGTATTTCATTTGTTATTTTCTAAGAAACTAAAagccaataaaaaaatttcgggtaccaaataactaataatcgatcttttgtattttcttaGCTCAGAAAAAGTGAGAAACAGCTATCACTTGCGATcataatcatataaatatttaattttattattttagcatTAGGATTTAGGAGTAACAATTTCgagaacatatatataataagcataattttttatcaacatatatataataagcatATACATTGTTTTTGCTTGTAACAATAATCGGACATTGTAAAATTCATAGGAGTGGGGAGCAGAGAGGGATCGATCTTAAGCCAAGCTTCCAAAGAACCTGCAAGAAGCCTAGAGGGTTGAAACTTTCTTCCGCTTATAATCTGGGTGTGAAAAATAATCCAAACAAAACTGGTCTATATGTTATCGACATCAGTACATGAATTCTCagcaagaaaagagagagagagcgacaTAGAGCACAAAACATAAAACCAAACATAACTTAGACTCTTTACGAATCTTAAAACGTAAAACTTAAAACGGTAAAACGCAACAGCTAAAAACTTTAGGTTCTTTTGTAGTTTATATCCATTTCAGAACATGGGAAACAATGTCTCCTCACCAAGGTCATGAATAGCATTCTGGTTCCTTGGTCAGAACAGAAATATAGATTG
Protein-coding regions in this window:
- the LOC106408443 gene encoding uncharacterized protein LOC106408443, whose protein sequence is MLLPKARNDWKNLRFMDYKSVDECNSVLFKTVSMLRLCGEVVTEEELLEKTFSTFHSSNIILQQQYRMKGFAIYTDLIPCLLLTEANNELLMKNSEARPVGSATLPEANEVEKKNPNECNYIQNDKRSHGKGRGGYRNVTITRTVKISTWPAGKETTITVVVVPIPAVVEAVMDEVEAVYPNRLTQPNPSVTDVG
- the BNAC04G30190D gene encoding uncharacterized protein BNAC04G30190D — encoded protein: MSMAEDTSPQPFVEVFCEISGKEYRFTAGTKAEFAVSVINRKLGSSKSKSKALYIEASKEGEEPISFGDGASLVSYGHGWMLKTVIADSDLPGTEKEGPLQRQFPSVLSTGSKDSKPAKAMKAEFEGDQSLKYIGRIMFAFVLMFILGGLFTVALENLPRLILLFTNPSM